The sequence CTTTGGAAGAGGCTTTGACAATCCTTGAAGATTCAGGGTATCGTTGTGTACCGATCTTAGATGAATCGGAAAAGATCTTTAGAGGAAATATCTATAAAATGCACATCTACCGCCATAAAGCTAACGGTGGAGACATGAGTTTACCAGTTACTTATTTATTAAAAAATGCGACAAAATTTATTTTTTTGAACACTTCATTTTTCAAGGTTTTCTTTACGATCAAAGAATTACCTTACATTGCTGTGTTGGATGAGAATAACTATTTTTATGGTATTTTAACACATAGCACGTTATTGAATATCCTTGCTCAATCTTGGAATATTCAAAGAGGTAGTTATGTTTTGACAATTGCTACGACAGGTAAACAAGGAGATTTAGCTGCTATGACGAAGATCATTGCGAAACACAGCAGCATTGCCAGCTGTATTACATTGGATATCGGTGAAGATGAATTTATCCGCCGTACTTTGATTACTTTACCTGCTGAAACAACAGAAGAAACTTGTGCAGTTATCGTTGAGAATTTAGAGCGTAAAAATCTTAAAGTAGTTGAGATCGAAGATTTACAAGCAAATGCTGAATAAAATGCTAAAGAAAAGAAGCCTTTCAGTTGGAAGGCTTTTTTTATCTTTACTGTAGAAAATTTATTTATACTCAGTACTTTCTATGCTGCAATTTACTTTACATGAGAAAGGTAGGTCTCTTATGAAATTATCTGTTTATGTTGCAAGTGCATTTAGTAAGGATCATACAGGCGGAAATAAAGCAGGAGTCGTATTATTTGAAGATACATTGACCACTACTCAAAAAATGTCAATCGCCAAGCAACTAGGCTATGCCGAAACTGCATTTATATCAGAATCTGACATTGCTGATTATAAATTCGAGTATTTTACACCAAAAGAAGAAGTTGATTTATGTGGTCATGCTACAATTGGCTCTTTTTCAATACTGATGCATTTAAATAAACTTTTCAAAAATTGTTATACGATTGAAACAAACAGCGGTGTTCTTGCGATTACCATAAAAGATGACACTATATTCATGGAGCAAAACAAACCGATATTCTATGATGCTATATCACCAACTGAGTTCATCGATTGTTTTGCTAGTAAATCTATAGACAGCAAGTCTCCAATTCAAATTGTCTCAACAGGTCTAAAAGATATTTTAGTCCCCATAAAAAGTGAAACACAATTACATGCTCTGGAACCTAATTTTGATAAAATTAAAGAAATCAGCAAGTATTATAATGTTGTCGGGATGCATCTATATACATTTAATGACGATCGAATAATATGCAGAAATTTTGCTCCACTATACGAGATCAATGAAGAAGCAGCAACTGGGACTTCAAACGGCGCGTTAGCTTGCTACCTTTATGAACAGCACTCATTGCAAAAAGATGTCTATGTATTTGAACAAGGTTACTCCTTATACTCGCCTTCTGAAATATTAGTTAAATTAGTAACCAATAACAAAAATGAAATAGAAAAAGTTTATGTTGGTGGCAAAGGGTATTATTGTGAAACGAAGTGTTTAAATATAGAAGATCGTGAATAGACAAAGAAACCTAGACGTAAAAAGAAGCCTTCCAATAGAAAGGCTTCTTTTTTAACGTTCTTCACCAATAATACGTACTTCTGTCTCCAATACAACATCAAATTTTTCTTTGATCACTTGTTGGATATGGGCAATCAATTCGACATAATCTGTCGCTGTCGCATGATCGATATTCACGATAAAGCCAGCATGTTTTTCTGAAATTTGAGCGCCGCCCCATTTCAGACCTTGCAATCCAGCGTCTTGAATCAATTTCCCAGTGAAATGTCCTTCTGGTCGTTTAAAGACGCTACCACAAGATGGATATTCTAATGGTTGTTTCGACTCTCTAAGCTCAGTCAATTCAGCCATCTGACTCTTGATTACGCTATTTTCTCCTTCTTCTAAAGAAAAAATCGCTTCTAACACAATACAATGCATGTCTTGAATCGCACTGTGACGATAAGAAAATGCCATTTCTTCATTTGTAAATGTTTTGATCGTTCCGTCTTCCAATAAAACATCAACACTTGCGAAAACATCTTTGATTTCTCCGCCATAAGCACCTGCATTCATATAAACAGCTCCGCCTATACTACCTGGAATACCGCAAGCAAATTCAAAACCAGTCAAATCATGCTCTAAAGCAACGTAGGTTGTATCAATCAATTTTGCTCCTGCCTCAACAACAATTTGATTTTTAGAAACAGAGATTTGTTTCATATGCTCCAACATGATTACCATTCCACGAATACCGCCATCTCGAACAATCAAGTTGCTAGCATTGCCTAAAACAAGCCAAGGGATTTCATGACTTCTGCAGTATTCGACCAGAGCAATTATTTCCATTTTTGTTTTTGGAAAAGCTAAGACATCTACAGGCCCACCAGTTTTAGTAAAGGTAAAATTCATCAAAGGTTCATCAAATAGTAAGGTTATATCTGTTAATTCATTCATCATTTCAATTTTATTCATCGAAAGTCGTTCCTTTCTTTCAAACATCCTACTTATTCTAGCATGTCAAAGACAAACTTTCTAGTCTGACTCTATAAAATATGTTCTTGATGCTTGCGTATCATTTGGGCACATAGCTCATGACTAGTGAAGACTTTTTCTTGTTTTAACCGCGATCCCTCATTTGTTTGAACCGCTTTGATAAATTCCTCCACCATTTGCTGGAAACCGCGTTTTTCTAGTGTTGTTGCCCAATCACCAAAGTTTTTTTGTTGCGTCCCTAGTTGATTTTTGATTGTTAAATCTGTCAAGTTTTCTAATATTAACGTTCCTTCTGGACTTGTCAGTTGGTAGGTTTCAGTATTTGCCCCAGCATAAAGATTCATTGAAGCAATTGCTGTTGTGGTTGCTGTTTCTACATGGAGTATGGCTCTTTTTAATAGATTATTTTCCTCGATGATTTTAGTTTGGACATGTCGAATCTCATCATCAAGTAGATAAACAAGTATATCAGCTACATGTAAAAATAAATCATAAATCACAAAATTAGCTGTGGATTCTGACGCTATTCGATTTTTTTGGATCAGCAGCATATTTTTATTTTCAACTGCTTTTAATTCCTCGACCAATGGCGCAAAACGACGATTAAAGCCTACCATTAAAAGAAGATTTTTTTCTGCTGCTAGAGTTTGGATTTCTTTGACTTCTGCTAAATTTTCACTTAATGGTTTGTCAACGAAAACGTGAATACCAGCTTCTAGTAGTTGTTTTACTAGTTGACCATGAACTTTGGTTGCCGCATGGACGAAACAGGCTGACACTTTAGCTTCAATCAACTCTTCTGTTGAAGCAACCATCTCGTTGAAGTCGTATTTTTCACTGATTTCTTTACGGGTTTCTTCATTTCTGGTGGATAATATAAAAGTTGCTTGGTCTCTTAGTTGAGAGTACACGGGTAGATACGCTTTTTGCGCGATATTTCCTAAGCCAATAATTCCTATTTTCATGAAAAATCCTCCTAGTTCAACACATTATTTTTTTATTAGAATGTTTGATCAACTGTTTTCTTTTTAGTTAAGTCAGCAATTATCTTTTTGGCTACAAATAATATAGTTGCTACCGCTAAAATGATTGGGCTTAGATTCAGTGGGAAAAACAATATCATAAACAGTCCAACTGGAAACGGTGCTTTTATGATTGCTATAGCGATGCTCGTACTTACGATAGCAACAATCAATAAGCGATCTGTTTGAGGAAATAATTGCGATACAGCAAACCCTTGAATGATCGCAGAAAATACAATCGGGAAAATATCCCCACCAATCCAACCTGTATTAAGACATATTTGTAAGAACAATAACTTAAGCA is a genomic window of Enterococcus haemoperoxidus ATCC BAA-382 containing:
- the cbpA gene encoding cyclic di-AMP binding protein CbpA; translation: MLLKSVVIKKKNLTTVNESCTLEEALTILEDSGYRCVPILDESEKIFRGNIYKMHIYRHKANGGDMSLPVTYLLKNATKFIFLNTSFFKVFFTIKELPYIAVLDENNYFYGILTHSTLLNILAQSWNIQRGSYVLTIATTGKQGDLAAMTKIIAKHSSIASCITLDIGEDEFIRRTLITLPAETTEETCAVIVENLERKNLKVVEIEDLQANAE
- a CDS encoding PhzF family phenazine biosynthesis protein; translation: MKLSVYVASAFSKDHTGGNKAGVVLFEDTLTTTQKMSIAKQLGYAETAFISESDIADYKFEYFTPKEEVDLCGHATIGSFSILMHLNKLFKNCYTIETNSGVLAITIKDDTIFMEQNKPIFYDAISPTEFIDCFASKSIDSKSPIQIVSTGLKDILVPIKSETQLHALEPNFDKIKEISKYYNVVGMHLYTFNDDRIICRNFAPLYEINEEAATGTSNGALACYLYEQHSLQKDVYVFEQGYSLYSPSEILVKLVTNNKNEIEKVYVGGKGYYCETKCLNIEDRE
- the murB gene encoding UDP-N-acetylmuramate dehydrogenase, which codes for MNKIEMMNELTDITLLFDEPLMNFTFTKTGGPVDVLAFPKTKMEIIALVEYCRSHEIPWLVLGNASNLIVRDGGIRGMVIMLEHMKQISVSKNQIVVEAGAKLIDTTYVALEHDLTGFEFACGIPGSIGGAVYMNAGAYGGEIKDVFASVDVLLEDGTIKTFTNEEMAFSYRHSAIQDMHCIVLEAIFSLEEGENSVIKSQMAELTELRESKQPLEYPSCGSVFKRPEGHFTGKLIQDAGLQGLKWGGAQISEKHAGFIVNIDHATATDYVELIAHIQQVIKEKFDVVLETEVRIIGEER
- a CDS encoding Gfo/Idh/MocA family protein; the protein is MKIGIIGLGNIAQKAYLPVYSQLRDQATFILSTRNEETRKEISEKYDFNEMVASTEELIEAKVSACFVHAATKVHGQLVKQLLEAGIHVFVDKPLSENLAEVKEIQTLAAEKNLLLMVGFNRRFAPLVEELKAVENKNMLLIQKNRIASESTANFVIYDLFLHVADILVYLLDDEIRHVQTKIIEENNLLKRAILHVETATTTAIASMNLYAGANTETYQLTSPEGTLILENLTDLTIKNQLGTQQKNFGDWATTLEKRGFQQMVEEFIKAVQTNEGSRLKQEKVFTSHELCAQMIRKHQEHIL